Proteins encoded in a region of the Panicum hallii strain FIL2 chromosome 3, PHallii_v3.1, whole genome shotgun sequence genome:
- the LOC112886336 gene encoding VIN3-like protein 1 isoform X1, whose amino-acid sequence MPKTPPVKASKNIESQKQSAPNLTVTNGHAGTKEVVNGERPIKDVKRTSTWICKNLACKAARPSEDSFCKRCSCCICHKFDDNKDPSLWLVCSSENDSKNCCGSSCHIECAFRHKRVGCFDLEQIIHLDGSYSCASCGKISGILGRYWKRQLVIGKDARRVDNLCQRIYLSYRLLEGTSHFNELHAIVEAAKAKLESEVGPLDGMSAKNARGIVSRFSAGIDVQKLCSTAIQRADELLSSPDLHLRDSLPAACRFKFVDITSSSVVVILKETSSSDIIKGYKLWYWNSREQPSVEKPVVLPKDERKILVFNLSPCTEYCFRAISFTEDGVLGHSESRCRTNSKEIFFKRATQNAGGTHIQKRDRSQSFKSTGFKIGGLWKSMQETWGEEGCFEGFCEDTHEGSWSRSATDTEFSGACRKLHFNASSVPDLNVEVPAPMDYTTEKHYHSKKALVRSNDSGDSETCAVGRSAEPPAVESRPVGKVNSALIDRCEQNGASAICREKQLSGTTRQLDGSYEHCVKVIRQLECDGHIENGFRMKFLTWYSLRSTDQERRAVTTFIKTLSEEPSSLAEQLTDSFGEIINCKKSRTGFCNKLWH is encoded by the exons ATGCCCAAGACACCTCCTGTTAAAGCAAGCAAGAACATTGAATCGCAGAAACAATCTGCACCAAACTTAACAGTAACAAATGGACATGCTGGTACGAAGGAAGTGGTCAATGGTGAACGCCCTATCAAGGATGTGAAACGCACTAGCACTTGGATCTGCAAAAATTTAGCCTGTAAAGCTGCTAGACCATCAGAAGATTCATTCTGCAAGAGGTGCTCATGTTGTATTTGTCACAAGTTTGATGACAACAAGGATCCTAGTCTATGGTTAGTTTGTTCATCTGAAAATGATAGCAAGAATTGCTGTGGCTCATCTTGTCATATTGAATGTGCTTTCCGACACAAGAGGGTAGGATGCTTTGATCTGGAGCAAATTATACATCTCGACGGGAGTTATTCTTGTGCTTCATGTGGAAAGATTTCTGGAATACTAGG CAGATATTGGAAAAGGCAATTAGTAATTGGAAAAGATGCTCGCCGAGTTGATAATCTCTGCCAACGTATTTATTTGAGCTATAGGCTATTGGAGGGAACTAGCCATTTTAACGAACTGCATGCCATTGTTGAAGCTGCCAAAGCAAAATTGGAAAGTGAGGTTGGCCCACTTGATGGAATGTCAGCAAAGAATGCACGTGGTATCGTAAGCAGGTTCTCAGCTGGTATTGATGTGCAGAAACTATGCTCTACAGCAATTCAAAGAGCTGATGAGTTGTTGAGTTCTCCTGACCTGCATCTTCGAG ATTCATTACCTGCTGCCTGTAGATTCAAATTTGTAGACATAACGTCTTCTTCAGTTGTTGTCATTTTGAAAGAAACCTCATCATCTGACATAATTAAAGGTTATAAGCTATGGTACTGGAATAGCAGAGAGCAACCAAGTGTGGAAAAGCCTGTGGTTCTGCCCAAAGATGAAAGAAAAATATTAGTTTTTAACCTATCCCCATGCACAGAGTATTGTTTCAGAGCTATATCATTCACCGAGGATGGGGTACTTGGCCATTCAGAATCTAGGTGCCGTACCAATAGCAAGGAGATATTTTTCAAGCGTGCTACACAGAATGCAGGAGGCACACATATACAAAAAAGAGACAGAAGTCAGTCTTTTAAGTCAACTGGATTCAAGATTGGAGGTCTTTGGAAGAGTATGCAGGAAACTTGGGGTGAAGAGGGCTGTTTTGAAGGGTTTTGTGAAGATACACATGAAGGTTCATGGAGCAGAAGTGCCACAGACACAGAGTTCTCTGGTGCTTGTCGCAAACTTCATTTCAACGCGTCTTCTGTTCCTGACCTAAATGTTGAGGTGCCTGCGCCCATGGACTACACCACTGAGAAGCATTATCATTCAAAGAAGGCACTTGTAAGATCAAATGACAGTGGTGACTCTGAAACCTGCGCAGTTGGCCGGAGTGCAGAACCACCTGCTGTTGAATCTCGGCCAGTAGGCAAGGTGAATAGCGCACTCATTGATAGATGTGAGCAGAATGGTGCTTCTGCTATTTGTCGTGAAAAACAGCTTTCTGGAACGACAAGGCAGTTGGATGGGAGTTATGAGCATTGTGTGAAGGTAATTAGGCAGTTGGAGTGTGATGGACACATTGAGAACGGTTTCAGGATGAAGTTTTTGACTTGGTATAGTCTAAGATCGACAGACCAGGAGCGCAGGGCTGTGACCACATTCATCAAGACACTAAGTGAAGAACCAAGCAGCCTGGCCGAGCAGCTCACCGATTCTTTTGGAGAAATCATAAACTGCAAGAAGTCGAGAACCGGTTTCTGCAACAAGCTATGGCATTAG
- the LOC112886336 gene encoding VIN3-like protein 1 isoform X2 has translation MPKTPPVKASKNIESQKQSAPNLTVTNGHAGTKEVVNGERPIKDVKRTSTWICKNLACKAARPSEDSFCKRCSCCICHKFDDNKDPSLWLVCSSENDSKNCCGSSCHIECAFRHKRVGCFDLEQIIHLDGSYSCASCGKISGILGYWKRQLVIGKDARRVDNLCQRIYLSYRLLEGTSHFNELHAIVEAAKAKLESEVGPLDGMSAKNARGIVSRFSAGIDVQKLCSTAIQRADELLSSPDLHLRDSLPAACRFKFVDITSSSVVVILKETSSSDIIKGYKLWYWNSREQPSVEKPVVLPKDERKILVFNLSPCTEYCFRAISFTEDGVLGHSESRCRTNSKEIFFKRATQNAGGTHIQKRDRSQSFKSTGFKIGGLWKSMQETWGEEGCFEGFCEDTHEGSWSRSATDTEFSGACRKLHFNASSVPDLNVEVPAPMDYTTEKHYHSKKALVRSNDSGDSETCAVGRSAEPPAVESRPVGKVNSALIDRCEQNGASAICREKQLSGTTRQLDGSYEHCVKVIRQLECDGHIENGFRMKFLTWYSLRSTDQERRAVTTFIKTLSEEPSSLAEQLTDSFGEIINCKKSRTGFCNKLWH, from the exons ATGCCCAAGACACCTCCTGTTAAAGCAAGCAAGAACATTGAATCGCAGAAACAATCTGCACCAAACTTAACAGTAACAAATGGACATGCTGGTACGAAGGAAGTGGTCAATGGTGAACGCCCTATCAAGGATGTGAAACGCACTAGCACTTGGATCTGCAAAAATTTAGCCTGTAAAGCTGCTAGACCATCAGAAGATTCATTCTGCAAGAGGTGCTCATGTTGTATTTGTCACAAGTTTGATGACAACAAGGATCCTAGTCTATGGTTAGTTTGTTCATCTGAAAATGATAGCAAGAATTGCTGTGGCTCATCTTGTCATATTGAATGTGCTTTCCGACACAAGAGGGTAGGATGCTTTGATCTGGAGCAAATTATACATCTCGACGGGAGTTATTCTTGTGCTTCATGTGGAAAGATTTCTGGAATACTAGG ATATTGGAAAAGGCAATTAGTAATTGGAAAAGATGCTCGCCGAGTTGATAATCTCTGCCAACGTATTTATTTGAGCTATAGGCTATTGGAGGGAACTAGCCATTTTAACGAACTGCATGCCATTGTTGAAGCTGCCAAAGCAAAATTGGAAAGTGAGGTTGGCCCACTTGATGGAATGTCAGCAAAGAATGCACGTGGTATCGTAAGCAGGTTCTCAGCTGGTATTGATGTGCAGAAACTATGCTCTACAGCAATTCAAAGAGCTGATGAGTTGTTGAGTTCTCCTGACCTGCATCTTCGAG ATTCATTACCTGCTGCCTGTAGATTCAAATTTGTAGACATAACGTCTTCTTCAGTTGTTGTCATTTTGAAAGAAACCTCATCATCTGACATAATTAAAGGTTATAAGCTATGGTACTGGAATAGCAGAGAGCAACCAAGTGTGGAAAAGCCTGTGGTTCTGCCCAAAGATGAAAGAAAAATATTAGTTTTTAACCTATCCCCATGCACAGAGTATTGTTTCAGAGCTATATCATTCACCGAGGATGGGGTACTTGGCCATTCAGAATCTAGGTGCCGTACCAATAGCAAGGAGATATTTTTCAAGCGTGCTACACAGAATGCAGGAGGCACACATATACAAAAAAGAGACAGAAGTCAGTCTTTTAAGTCAACTGGATTCAAGATTGGAGGTCTTTGGAAGAGTATGCAGGAAACTTGGGGTGAAGAGGGCTGTTTTGAAGGGTTTTGTGAAGATACACATGAAGGTTCATGGAGCAGAAGTGCCACAGACACAGAGTTCTCTGGTGCTTGTCGCAAACTTCATTTCAACGCGTCTTCTGTTCCTGACCTAAATGTTGAGGTGCCTGCGCCCATGGACTACACCACTGAGAAGCATTATCATTCAAAGAAGGCACTTGTAAGATCAAATGACAGTGGTGACTCTGAAACCTGCGCAGTTGGCCGGAGTGCAGAACCACCTGCTGTTGAATCTCGGCCAGTAGGCAAGGTGAATAGCGCACTCATTGATAGATGTGAGCAGAATGGTGCTTCTGCTATTTGTCGTGAAAAACAGCTTTCTGGAACGACAAGGCAGTTGGATGGGAGTTATGAGCATTGTGTGAAGGTAATTAGGCAGTTGGAGTGTGATGGACACATTGAGAACGGTTTCAGGATGAAGTTTTTGACTTGGTATAGTCTAAGATCGACAGACCAGGAGCGCAGGGCTGTGACCACATTCATCAAGACACTAAGTGAAGAACCAAGCAGCCTGGCCGAGCAGCTCACCGATTCTTTTGGAGAAATCATAAACTGCAAGAAGTCGAGAACCGGTTTCTGCAACAAGCTATGGCATTAG